In a single window of the Candidatus Zixiibacteriota bacterium genome:
- a CDS encoding biopolymer transporter ExbD — MLFPLMDMFFILLLFFLITSGFSTKPPSETVVNSAVPRPDIGEAQFLLQMVSQKSVVWLDMLSFQGQWAGDFPKSHTIGISKLELKERLGRFLAKYGDCLQTDVVAVIRCPDSLTFGDMVTVQENLKTVFEESLPDHILKMSMVGCVGFDFSVEDVAIPEGGGRVKLRW; from the coding sequence ATGCTGTTTCCTTTGATGGACATGTTCTTCATTCTTCTGCTGTTCTTTTTGATCACGTCGGGTTTTTCGACAAAACCACCATCGGAAACGGTCGTGAACTCTGCAGTCCCGAGGCCGGATATCGGCGAAGCCCAGTTTCTGCTCCAGATGGTCAGCCAGAAAAGTGTCGTCTGGTTGGACATGCTTTCATTCCAGGGGCAATGGGCCGGCGACTTCCCAAAGTCGCACACCATCGGTATTTCAAAACTGGAGTTAAAAGAGCGGCTGGGGAGATTCCTCGCCAAATACGGTGATTGCCTGCAAACCGATGTTGTTGCCGTCATCAGGTGTCCCGACAGCCTGACCTTCGGAGATATGGTGACCGTTCAGGAAAACCTCAAGACTGTTTTCGAAGAAAGTCTGCCGGATCACATACTTAAGATGAGCATGGTTGGATGCGTGGGATTTGATTTCTCAGTCGAAGATGTTGCCATCCCGGAAGGCGGCGGGAGAGTGAAACTCAGATGGTAG